The following are encoded in a window of Pseudomonas sp. JQ170C genomic DNA:
- a CDS encoding sigma-54-dependent transcriptional regulator, whose product MEHSILVVEDDEILAENIQTYLERKGFEVTVCHSAEQALEQLQQCQPDAVLTDNSLPGMSGHELLKALTVRAPELKVIMMTGYGNVEDAVLAMKEGAFHYLTKPVVLAELKLMLDKALAAERMERTLSFYQEREAQKSGGQALIGESPAMLGLKHTLTQLLDAERRMASGDLPPVLVEGETGTGKELVARALHFDGARSKGPFIEFNCASIPANLLEAELFGHEKGAFTDAKDRRVGLVEAADGGTLFLDEIGEMDLVLQAKLLKLLEDRTIRRIGAVKERKVDLRIISATNCNLEQMVQQGKFRRDLFFRLRIISIKVPRLYARGEDILLLARHFLALHGKRYGKTHLYFSPEAEELMLNYSWPGNVRELRNMLEQTVLLAPDEEIAPHQLNVCMSLVDEPLDLPMAPVNVHELQGSAEIPGTTSLPEVERDMVRKMLDRTDWNVTKSARLLGLSRDMLRYRIEKLGLTRPDKRQW is encoded by the coding sequence ATGGAGCACAGCATCCTGGTAGTTGAGGATGATGAAATCCTCGCTGAGAACATCCAGACCTATCTGGAGCGTAAAGGCTTTGAGGTCACCGTTTGCCACAGCGCCGAGCAGGCGCTGGAGCAGTTGCAACAGTGCCAGCCAGATGCAGTCCTGACCGATAACTCGCTGCCTGGGATGAGCGGCCATGAGTTGCTCAAAGCGCTGACGGTACGGGCGCCGGAGCTCAAGGTGATCATGATGACCGGCTACGGCAACGTCGAGGATGCCGTGCTGGCGATGAAAGAGGGTGCGTTCCATTACCTGACCAAACCGGTGGTGCTGGCAGAGCTCAAGCTGATGCTCGACAAGGCCCTGGCGGCCGAGCGCATGGAGCGCACGCTGTCGTTCTACCAGGAGCGCGAGGCGCAGAAATCCGGCGGCCAGGCATTGATCGGCGAATCGCCGGCCATGCTCGGGCTCAAGCACACCCTCACGCAATTGCTCGACGCCGAACGGCGCATGGCCAGCGGTGACCTGCCGCCGGTGCTGGTGGAAGGCGAAACCGGTACCGGCAAGGAACTGGTGGCCCGTGCCCTGCATTTTGACGGCGCTCGCAGCAAAGGGCCGTTTATCGAGTTCAACTGCGCATCCATTCCCGCCAACCTTCTGGAGGCGGAACTGTTCGGCCATGAAAAGGGCGCATTCACCGATGCCAAGGACCGTCGGGTTGGCCTGGTGGAAGCGGCCGATGGCGGCACCCTGTTCCTGGACGAAATTGGCGAAATGGACCTGGTGTTGCAGGCCAAGCTGCTCAAATTGCTGGAAGACCGCACCATCCGCCGTATCGGTGCGGTCAAGGAGCGCAAGGTCGATCTGCGCATCATCAGCGCGACCAACTGCAACCTTGAGCAAATGGTGCAGCAGGGCAAGTTTCGTCGCGACCTGTTCTTCCGCCTGCGCATCATCTCGATCAAGGTGCCCAGGCTCTACGCCCGGGGCGAAGACATCCTGCTGCTGGCCCGGCACTTCCTGGCCCTGCACGGCAAGCGCTATGGCAAGACGCACCTGTACTTCAGCCCCGAGGCCGAGGAGTTGATGCTCAACTACAGCTGGCCGGGCAACGTGCGTGAGCTGCGCAACATGCTCGAACAGACCGTGCTGCTTGCACCGGACGAGGAGATCGCCCCGCATCAGCTCAATGTGTGCATGAGCCTGGTAGACGAACCACTGGATCTGCCGATGGCGCCTGTCAACGTTCATGAACTGCAAGGCAGCGCAGAAATACCGGGCACCACCAGCTTGCCGGAGGTGGAGCGCGACATGGTCCGCAAGATGCTCGACCGTACCGACTGGAACGTCACCAAGTCGGCACGGTTGCTGGGCTTGAGCCGGGACATGCTGCGCTACCGTATCGAGAAACTCGGCTTGACCCGCCCAGACAAACGCCAGTGGTAG
- a CDS encoding sensor histidine kinase, with product MQVLNKKLADEGRVTQSIPDRNWREFNLLRWFSVVSLLIIASVAIGLGYVSTRFVVNDSVERDAMLTAQFIQAMAQAEVRHSRIPPGTTMAELLDPRLDGQHAHVSADLAAATRSEFLDHVEHLPDTLLSNVYALDRTIVWSTNPQLIGKKIDADHDLDESFNSQMPVSASYHKAHEDREEQKFLREPEYLFIENYIPMFDDSGTKVLSMVEVYKEPQDLVRRIQRGYVLIWTSTLLGGALIYFGLFWIVRRAASMLQTQQRQLVASETFVALGEMSSAVAHSLRNPLATIRSSAELAQEIASSQSQKNIGDIISQVDRMSRWVRELLVSLRPLKDDAEAVELVAAVEDTCNAFTQQIERNKVQLQVSLPPSAQVVSQPVLLTQILNSLFSNALEAMPGGGQLTLEVVELASERKVQLTLSDTGKGMSQQQERMVFKPFFTTKQGGLGVGLVLVKRIMERFGGSITLSSREEEGTRVCLIFNVASGGDHGAQHPGS from the coding sequence ATGCAGGTGCTGAACAAGAAACTGGCCGATGAGGGCCGCGTCACGCAATCAATACCCGACCGCAACTGGCGCGAGTTCAATCTGCTGCGCTGGTTTTCCGTGGTCAGTCTGTTGATCATCGCCTCGGTGGCGATCGGCCTTGGCTATGTCTCGACGCGCTTCGTCGTCAACGACAGCGTCGAGCGCGATGCCATGCTCACCGCGCAGTTCATCCAGGCCATGGCCCAGGCTGAAGTGCGGCATTCGCGCATTCCCCCCGGCACCACCATGGCCGAGCTGCTCGACCCGCGCCTGGATGGCCAGCATGCTCACGTCAGTGCCGACCTGGCCGCAGCGACCCGCAGCGAGTTTCTCGATCATGTCGAGCACCTGCCCGACACCTTGCTGAGCAATGTCTATGCCCTGGACCGGACCATCGTCTGGTCCACCAACCCGCAACTGATCGGCAAGAAGATCGACGCCGATCATGACCTCGACGAGTCGTTCAATTCCCAGATGCCGGTGTCGGCCAGCTATCACAAGGCCCATGAGGACCGCGAGGAACAGAAGTTCCTGCGCGAGCCCGAGTACCTGTTCATCGAAAACTACATCCCCATGTTCGACGACAGTGGCACCAAGGTGCTGTCGATGGTCGAGGTGTACAAGGAGCCCCAGGACCTGGTGCGGCGAATCCAGCGTGGCTATGTGCTGATCTGGACCTCGACCCTGCTCGGCGGTGCGCTGATCTACTTCGGCCTGTTCTGGATCGTGCGCCGCGCCGCCAGCATGCTGCAGACCCAGCAACGGCAACTTGTGGCCAGCGAAACCTTCGTCGCCCTGGGCGAAATGTCCTCGGCCGTCGCCCACAGCCTGCGCAATCCCCTGGCCACCATTCGCTCCAGCGCCGAGCTCGCCCAGGAGATTGCCAGCAGCCAGTCGCAGAAGAACATTGGCGACATCATCAGCCAGGTCGACCGTATGTCACGCTGGGTGCGCGAGCTACTGGTGTCGTTGCGGCCGCTGAAGGATGATGCCGAAGCGGTCGAGCTGGTGGCTGCCGTCGAAGACACCTGCAATGCTTTCACCCAGCAGATCGAGCGCAACAAGGTACAACTGCAGGTCAGCCTGCCGCCCTCGGCACAGGTGGTCAGCCAGCCGGTGTTGCTCACCCAGATCCTCAACAGCCTGTTTTCCAACGCCCTGGAGGCCATGCCCGGCGGCGGGCAACTGACCCTGGAGGTCGTTGAGCTCGCCAGTGAACGCAAGGTCCAGCTAACCTTGAGTGATACTGGCAAAGGCATGAGCCAGCAGCAGGAGCGCATGGTCTTCAAGCCGTTTTTTACCACCAAGCAGGGCGGCCTCGGGGTCGGCTTGGTGTTGGTCAAGCGCATCATGGAACGATTTGGCGGCTCGATTACCTTGAGCAGCCGCGAGGAGGAAGGAACCCGCGTATGCCTGATCTTTAATGTTGCGTCGGGAGGGGACCATGGAGCACAGCATCCTGGTAGTTGA